The Cryptococcus gattii WM276 chromosome D, complete sequence region GCAATGACAGCGTACTCATCAGGGAGCAGCAATTGCGGTGTCATGAAAAACTCCATGGCATACTCTGTCAACATCTTCCAGTTGATTAATGACACTAGTTGCATCCTCTTTATCCAAGCGCCTTTGgcccttcttctcaacTGGTCTATAAAAGGTGCGTACATTATTAGCCAAATACGGTTCTCTCACATATTGCATGTCTCTTTCAACATCTCCGTCTCTCACCAGCCTAAATATATCTTCTGAGCCCTTTTGTGGAACTGGAATATGGCGTATAAAAGCAGTGGTGAATGTCCATCAGTGcctctttttcttcatccacaTTCCCCTTCCAACACTTTCGACCGTCGCCCGCTTTCAAAGCTACAGCGTCCTTACTATTAACAACATTATCTAAACAAACGTTTACTTGATATTACCTTTACACTTACCCCTTACATCAGTCATAATGGGCGCTTGTCACTCTCGTAACCATTTTACCTCTCCTCCCTCCACCCCGACCTCTAAATCTTGTTCTCTTGCTTCCTTCCCCAACCCTATCGTGGAAGTGACTGACGACCGGCTTTCTGAATTCATTTCCACTCTTCATCTCGAAGGCCAGCGCAACAGGCTCCAAGACATTAGTGTTGCTTACAAATTTAGTCCCAACAACCAAGTGAgtcctttttttttttcttttttttgcACCACTACTTGTCTCAGCCGAATAGATGATGTGTCATTCAACGTTGGGGTTTCCATTGTTGACATGTTTGTTTTGTGTTAGAGTATACTTCCTCCACTTGTTATCAAAAAGTCTGCCCTCAACATCACCAAAATGGCTCATAATGCAAGTGTTTTTTTTATTCATCATTGCATGGCTTGCATGTTGACTGATAAACTATCGTATACTCAGGGAGCCAGGATACCTATTCACGCCTTCATCCAGCCTACAGCTACAGCTGCTGCCGGCGTCATCAAGAAGGTATGTCACTGCCCATCTCCTATTGTATATGTGTGTTGACCAAGCCACGTATATCAGCGACGTTCCCCCCTTTCTTTCCATTCTCTTCGATCCAAGACTACTTgttccatctcctccatcaACAATGTTTCCAAGGGTCAACAGCCCCACGTTATGATTGTCGCCACCCCTGCTCAAGCTGTTACACCTTGTTTGACCCCCAACGAAGAGGTACGTTTTCATATACCAAACACCCCTACCTACAGTACATAGTTTGGCTGAAACTAGTAATTAATCTTCTTTTggtcaaacaaaaaaaaagatgGCTTACCCCCGCCGTATGTCTGTGTACACCCACATTCCTACTGAAAATGTTGAACCTATTCCCGAACCTCGAGGTATTAGGCCTCTGTTCCTTCAGGAAAAGTATGGTGCCTCTTTTTGCGAGTCGATATTCGAGAATAATATAAATAAGGAAAAGACTCTTGCTGGCTGTGTCGCTGCACAGGCTGAGCATGTCAGAGTATGCAGCAACTAGAATTTGGATAGGTATGAGATTGCTAATCGTTTGTTCGATTTACCCAGGACATTGAAAGTACCATGGAAACAGCCAAAGCTGTCTGTGAAATTGGGTTGACCGACGTGAGTTGTCATTTGTTGGCTCATTTTCATACGTTTGATCTGACGCAGCCATTTTAGCATACATTTATCCCCGCTCGAGAGAGGGCCCGGTCCAACTCTGCGCCCACTATCAAGGCAAGTGGCAAGTCGTGCGCCGCCCTGTGTACAAGCTGACATGGATACAATCCAAGACTTTATCTAAACGTAATTCATTCAAGACCAACTCGTTTACTGCTCGTATCACCAGCGTCTTTCGCCGTTCACCCAAACCCGCCTTGCCCAGTATTGATATTCCGTTCGACGCAAACTTTGTCCAGCAACCAGCCACGCCTCAGCTCCAGCCTCTTGAATTCGGCGCAGGCTTTGGTGATGATTTATCCATTGATCAAGCTGCCAAGTTTGCAACGGATACTGCTTCGTCAACAGTTGCCGTCTCCACGCCCGATTTGGTCTTTTCTAGTCTCCGTTCTTCAttgccttcttctgccaGCTCGGCGTCTTCCCTTTCTGTTTATTCTACAGATAGTTATGAGGAATCTTCCCCGGCTATTAGCCTGGTAGTTACACCTCCCACGGAATCTTCTTCTGGTAGCCAAG contains the following coding sequences:
- a CDS encoding Hypothetical protein (Similar to SGTC gene model, INSD accession EAL18863.1; CNBI1240); protein product: MGACHSRNHFTSPPSTPTSKSCSLASFPNPIVEVTDDRLSEFISTLHLEGQRNRLQDISVAYKFSPNNQSILPPLVIKNHVYQRRSPLSFHSLRSKTTCSISSINNVSKGQQPHVMIVATPAQAVTPCLTPNEEMAYPRRMSVYTHIPTENVEPIPEPRGIRPLFLQEKYGASFCESIFENNINKEKTLAGCVAAQAEHVRDIESTMETAKAVCEIGLTDHTFIPARERARSNSAPTIKTLSKRNSFKTNSFTARITSVFRRSPKPALPSIDIPFDANFVQQPATPQLQPLEFGAGFGDDLSIDQAAKFATDTASSTVAVSTPDLVFSSLRSSLPSSASSASSLSVYSTDSYEESSPAISLVVTPPTESSSGSQAPRNVSEPPVMATDTTPTGSSFAQPTCYSEETKSRTATTELAAGPSLLPTACGSRFIEMFV